The following DNA comes from Ascaphus truei isolate aAscTru1 chromosome 1, aAscTru1.hap1, whole genome shotgun sequence.
gcttgttgtctcttgaattttcctttttcttttgccaccaactttaggcacaacagagccactttgagtggcctctggcacttcacgggcagggcttgtggccagtgactgttcacctacggggcttgtggccagtgactcacctacagggcttgtggccagtgactcacctacagggcttttgggcagtgattcacctacagggcttttgggcagtgattcacctacagggcttttgggcagtgattcacctacagggcttttgggcagcgattcacctacagggcttttgggcagcgattcacctacagggcttttgggcagcgactcacctacagggcttttgggtagtgactgttcacggacagggcttgtgcccagtgacacatgtgagcaagttggtagacactgcacaagtgatggttggtctgtttcatgtgtgtcttgttttgtttttgtcgcctcctttgtaggtgtctgctgctgaatttgtacagatggcagcggtaggatgtcatcaggaacctgcacagcaatgtctgctacttgaccggtaacatttgggcctggtgaatgaatatcagatgaatgtggtgaaaactgacctgcatgaacagatcctggctgggaggtgttgaattgtggtacattagtcattctccagtaattagcttgtgtttgctgaacaactaatgcttcgaatgaggtgttgattttttgcaactgtttaggcacttcaatgaagactctgtggagatgtgccaattgtgatactgtttcttcctgcagtccaatcatcctttccagcactgtcatcatgtctgaatggcgacgattttctgcgtccactatttttccctctgaagctacaattgcatcgtatgtggaagttgatggacgatttggcggtacaacagtttctattggcacctcttcatggtcacatgattgtatttcagtctcttctgtggcgtcatcctcatcatcctcatcaccatgatgttctaaaaagaaatgtacacattattaaatggcatgttaatgtatgctgtgttactatgtaattgtactgtgtcctaagtaacacctaacatgttagcatacgttttataacctcattaaaaactaccttgacttacgaataatgtttggactcagtatgaaatatgaatgaatgaaaagttgctctaaactcagaagtcctacatgataattaacatcactaacacaatacatgttgccttacacttaattttcactgacactaagtaatcctatttaaagaagatgtgcaaaacaaataatgcacatgacaacataacatatagaagagcacatattatatgggcagcaaatgatacactcaccttctagtagtgttgagctggctgacccaggtgaagacacttgttccatctcaggtgacacatgtcctccaggggcaactatatataacaataacataagttttacatttacatgtgtaaatattgaacaaacacttattgtatgttctgtatttatgattaactaacaacatcagttccttaaccgaaaatgtgtgtgaaagtgaacataaatagttgtaataacactgtacatgcctgtgtacttagaatttttgagttccctaacatacaacatactatgtttctgcagtaatgcgtgaggataaatagattaaatgagtacataaaaatcatatgttgtgtagtgatatcagtatcataatgtacataactatcatgagatgaccattcacaatggttatcatgaaggtggtcatattgcaaaaagtgttgtttttggtagaggatatgtgtggtacattaatcgaagatgtggcacacctgaatgtggctgtgactcaacaagacaacacatgcagtgtgtgataatgtgtctttcatagtagttcaactatagatatgagtgaactaatgtgtgacgtacgctttgataagtaatgagttgttggggcatttagtagctagagttaagctttcaaatgagtgtgattaacttcagttgtgctattcaggttgtaagaaaggtattcccttccccaaaaagcctaatcagccacacctttcaatgacttgaaacaggtgcaaatggtctgaactaagttgaccgtgaaatgaggctgtaattagtgtgtgtgctgaaccccaccccctctgttgaagtgtatgctgtgatgagatattaattgcagctgctttaacacaatggtagatgagctaagtagtcatctgcagtgtttaagttatgaaaacaatgacataacatatgatacgtgtgcctcattatgctgtctgtatatgacataaagcaaaaatggaccttttcataagcaactatagatgtgttagtgccagtgatgtttgtaggccgttacatgcaatttctttgatgcatgcttaaaataggcagtaatgtcatgtttgtcggagtaaaatcaataaaatacacaataatattctacatatttctgttctgtacctagtaataatttctgattaacatgtgttacacatgtgtactaccctgttgttccccatcttcgcccaccatcaattgcttccactgcagcaatgcattttgggaattcacatgtaaatgagcacgcaatggcacgtgctatattagttactgcttttagtaggactacaacatatatgtctattttgagatatatatatacagaatcagacatatacatatatagatgcaggtatgcttatattgtgaagacagtataaaaagcagtgtaaatatgcaaaataactgtaagcaacgacacgcctagtacagtaatatttatcacctgctggaaattgtgacggataaattccaatgtcacggtcaccagccaagccttccacgacgacggtaagtaattttggccgaagcagctcctccaatggagtcaatatgagacgttgtggtgtgggcccacctccagtgccagtagcatgcacgcgttggtcttgtattttctttttcaatttggacctaatatcatcaaatcttttccgacaatgatacttgtccctgacactattcccacaggcattgacaccaatgactattgtgtcccacatttcttttttgcttgctgcacttgtccgcccttgaaaaacatataaaagatatgaggtaaatgaataataatataagcaccagtttcctacactgctagctgttccaagagatagcaaacatgctgttttatgtgtaatatgtgcagcacatgagcattcactactaaacctatacatgtaagcaaggttgcattcatattgtatgcagttgtggcaaattgaccgcctgtgtttatttgtccttgtaaggcatgataaaaagctgtgtttccacactaatgaacatagaaagatattgtgtacccatatttgcatatgaacaaaactcagatgacctaggatcacatgtatttgaataataaatgtaaagttacacttacctactaaatgtccatagagactgtcatagtgctccagaatgccagtgacaagagccctattttcctggtcattgaagcgaggattacgtggcttctccacacgttttttccgagcaggtttagggtcagagcttggctggtgctgactggactctccttcttccaatggaagagcctccaaaagctggccacctgcaagcacgccaccaccagacaccccatcagcaactgcgccaccagcagcactcccagcaccagcactcccactcctagcaccagcactcacactcctagcaccagcactcacactcctagcaccagcactcacactcctagcaccagcactcacactcctagcaccagcactcacactcctagcaccagcactcccactcccagcaacagcactcccactcccagcaacagcactcccattcccagcaacagcactcccactcccagcaacagcactcccactcccagcaacagcactcccactcccagcaacagcactcccactcccagcaacaccactcggtgcaccagcaacatcactcccctgaacagtacgttcactccgacgcgtactcccacgagtagcactcccactcccaccagcatcactcttcccacgctttgcgggcatacttccagcactcacaaaaaacagacaataaatgtacaggcaatcacacgacccacttccacatataaaacaagacaaagatgtaaacaaaacaacaaaggacaaagctcacccaatacacaacaagtctctcagtcaatatgcaaatcttcaatcgtccagctctgtgcgtctctctctctctctcactcccaacaacacagagaatgattagcagtacacgttgcctttaaatatggcgcgcaatcaaaaacatgcttgtttcgcctgattcagcaagatttgtgattgtgcaacctaacagcaccccgccatgcacgccgatacacctgtgtgtgatcggctcatcatcgtgagagtgggcggatttgttttctggttgattttgaatctattcggcacttactgcatacggagaggaaaaaacgccaataacatgactaatcgataagcttgccgatttcacataatcgtcgcttactgcatgaggcccataatgctAGATGATAGCCACAGAGGAAATAGGTGAAAATCATAGGTGAGTGAAATAGAGAAAAGCATAATTATTAAAAATAGCATACAAACAGATATGACAATACAatgtcccctctctccttcccccatcccctctctccccatcctctctccccatccctctctctcccccatcccctctctccccccaccctctctcccccatcccctctcccccccatccgctctctccccattccctctttcccccatcccttctctccctccatcctctctcccaaccaccccctctcccacccatccACTCTCTACccatcccctttctctcccccacccccaatctctccccaacccctctctctccccatcccctctatctctcccatcccctctctcgccccccaacccatctctcccatccccttatcccttctctccccccatcctctctctcccacccatcccctctcccccccatcccctctttccccccatcccctctcccccacccctctctctccccatccccctttctttcccccatccccctcaaTCCAACATCAcctatctctccccatcccctctctcccacaccctctccctcccccataccctctatccccccatcccttctctccccccatccattctctcaccccattccttctctcaccccatcctctctctcctacccatcccctttctttccccccatccctatctctctccccatcccctctcttcccgaatcccctctctcccccatcccctctctccccatcccctctctctccccatcccctctctctccttgatcccctctctctccccatctccctttctttccccatccccctttctctcccccatctctttcccccatcctctctctcccccaatcgcttctctcccccatccccctctctctccccatccactCTCTCTTCCCGAATCCCCTCTTTCCACCATCCCCCTTTCCAtatctccccccattctcccctctctcccctccccccaatcccctctgttcctccccccacctcactcccccagcctctctctcccccatcccctctctcacccccatcccctctctcacccccccatctcctctctcccccatcccctctcccccatccccttctctttccccatcccctctctctccccccatccccctttccatatctccccccattctcccctccatcccctccccccaatcccctctgttcctcctcccacctcactcccccagcctctctctcccccccatcccctctctcacccccccatcgcctctctccccatcacctctccccccaatcccctctctcccccatccctctctctctctctctcttgccccatccacctctctctcctcccatcctcctctctcccccatcccctctagctccccatcccttctcccacccatcacctctctctccccatccccctttctttcccccatcccctctctctccccatcccctctctctcccccatcccctctatccccccatcccctttctccccccatcctctctctcccactcatcccctctccccatccccctttccttcccccatctcctctctctccccccatcacccctctatccccctgtaagaggacatgtgcagaggtatgcaatggagactgttttaaggcaAAATGAAAtacggcttttattgcgcctgtttctttaacacaagaaaacatccaaacgtatgcaaataaggggtcaaacaaagcttctgttccacttgggagtatttctagttaaacctatgcagtccacaactccctttagattagcatgtgtcccagccccaaacatatatcttgatatgtgcagatatactaaaagtcttagaaagggaagtcttatctgtctcttgtaggggaaggcttcttttttctccaggtttagaagtactttcccctgtgtcttgctggcagcgtgcagtctcttctggcaggctcaagacgtctgtctccttgttcagctcacaggtgtgctaaggagtctcacttgcTGTTTCAgagacaggctttttctaacacctctaatcagccaggtgctggtcaattaaccagcacactgctggattagaggcaagttttctgaacagggtaagtcccctgttacacccccaATAAACCCTCTATCCCCCATCCCTTctatcccccatcccttctctccctcatcccctctttctcccccatcccctctccccctatcccctctttcccccatcctctctctcccactcatccccatctccctctctccatcatccccctttcttccccccaataccctctctcccctcaacctctcctccccatccactctctccccccatccccctctctttcacccatctcctctctctctcatcccctctcccccatcccccctcgttcccccatcccctctctccccccatcccttgtTATCCCCATCCCctatctccccccatcccccactctcccctccacccccccaatcccctctattcctccccccacctctctctccccaatcccatctcccccatcccctttccccccatcccctcatcccctctctctcccccatcccctttcccccaatcccctctctctccccatcccctctctcccccatcccctctctctccctcatcccttcttcccccatcaccctctctcccccaccccatcacctcgctctcccccatcccctctctcccaccatcccccctttctcccccatcccctctcccaccatcccccctttctcccccatcccctcccccaccccctctccccatcccctttctccccccataccctctctccctcccatccccctctctccccccccatcccctctcattctcccgcccacctttctctcccctccccatacccTCCCCTATATCCCTTTAAATGCACcttaaattatattttaaaaagcGCGTGGCTCTTTCACTGAGAATTAATAGAAGAGTTCTGCTTtatgatgtacagtataaaggGTTTCTCTTAGACTGCTAACCATTCTTGTAATGgcatgtgtcacgggagaccaggcgatttacacctttttaccaggatcattcattgagcaaaacaaggtaatgaaataaattgaagtttattcgcacaaattcgcttacacacaatgatacacaaaatgatacacaaaacagacaaaaagacacttacgttgggactggggtcgaaaactagactttcctaggagCAGGGAACTCAGTAgatgagttttaccctgaccgggacttagcccagaaatccctggaactcaaatcggcatgaaattccACACGTCAaagtacgttctcttctgagaacttggtccttcCTGACCGCGAACTGCCACAAATACTCTAGAACTGAAATCGGCACGCAGTGCACCGCCAGTATCCCCGCCCTCGGGAGAATTGTTTCTGATATTCACTTTGGGCTGAGAGCACGCTGTTACCAGGATTCCAGAAATCGGAGGTCGTGAGTACTCTAATATGACTATTACATGAcgaaagaaaaaaatgtgaaggACGCAATGTACCATTTTTAGACTTTATGTATCACCTGTGGTGACAAAGGACAACATAAAATGTtatgcacttaaaaaaaaaaaaacctaaatacagtagcggcacactttattctatcTCAGCTCGAGCCGCAAGCCGCGTGGTGTTCCGGTTTCATCGTTTtcttccctcggcgtgccgcgcgtcatcgatgcgcggtcacgcttcattgggagcgtgcgcgcatggcgcgcgtgcccagggctccccgagggagccctgggttgctgtaatgtgggggatggcggtggggggctccgggggacccggagagggggaatccccgatcggaggaccgatcctccgaggctccggcgcgcgcacgggacacctcggcgcgcgcccgggaactgtcgcggccgagaccgggtaaatgttagaataaactcggccgcgacagtataaaaCCAAGTATATGATAAAGAAGTTGATAAAGAAGGATAATTGCCTGTAAATAGTGTGGAGTCTCACTCCCTTCGTGCCTCTGCTGCtggctggagtttgcaaggacaATGTTCACTTCTGTGGTGTCTGCCGAACTGCTCAGCTGTTTCGGGCGATGATCCGCTTGGAGACCTGTTGCCTCCGATGCTCGGCGGGGGCTGTAGATTTCCTCTGCAGATGCCGTCTAATTGCTGTCGGCGCGCTGTTTTCCCCAGGCTCTTCCCGCTGTGACATCAGCGGGACGGGCGTCCAGTCTCATTGTCCGTCCTCCCAGCTAATGCTGCAGCTCGCGGAGTGGTTTGTGAGAGCTCCCACTGCAGTCTGTGTACTGCGCTCAGCTCCTTCTCCTACAAGTTTCACCACGTAatgtggcttcgtcagggatggGTCTGCATCTCTCTATATTtttatacaatttattatatatacactCTTGTTGTTTAGGTTTatgaataatgttttttttagtaTTCTATTCCTTGGTTTTATATACTGTTGTTGAATTTGTGACTCCGTAGTCTGGAGGACACTATTGGTCCATTATCCACACCCCAAGTCACTATTTATACCTATAAGCAGTAGCTTGTGGCCACACCTAGCGCATCCCAATTGCACTTAGGTGCATGTGCATTtgcacatttttttcatttatccTATTACATGATGAAACTTCAAGTTTATATGTTAATGGTCTAGCTCTAAGGGTTATTGTATTATTGTCTTAGGGGGTCAGGCTTCCCTTTTACACTTGTTTCCTTGACATCCCATATACCTTAACATCTTAACATACCCTCATGCGGGAGCACAAATGACCATTTCTCTATTAGTACTCACATTCATATACCAAGTTATACCAAC
Coding sequences within:
- the LOC142498014 gene encoding uncharacterized protein LOC142498014, with product MWDTIVIGVNACGNSVRDKYHCRKRFDDIRSKLKKKIQDQRVHATGTGGGPTPQRLILTPLEELLRPKLLTVVVEGLAGDRDIGIYPSQFPAVAPGGHVSPEMEQVSSPGSASSTLLEEHHGDEDDEDDATEETEIQSCDHEEVPIETVVPPNRPSTSTYDAIVASEGKIVDAENRRHSDMMTVLERMIGLQEETVSQLAHLHRVFIEVPKQLQKINTSFEALVVQQTQANYWRMTNVPQFNTSQPGSVHAGQFSPHSSDIHSPGPNVTGQVADIAVQVPDDILPLPSVQIQQQTPTKEATKTKQDTHETDQPSLVQCLPTCSHVSLGTSPVREQSLPKSPVASYQEFADVFDKKQAEELPPHRPYDCEIDMLQGAIPPSGRTYPLSEPETKAMREYILEMLQHGFIQRNYDVGNWELLAMKIALEEWRHLLEGATSQITILTDPKNLEYIEGAKRLRTRQERWALFFTRFNFVISYRPRSKNVKADTLSRQFCPDNAKEIEQGPIIPSS